The following proteins are encoded in a genomic region of Corallococcus silvisoli:
- a CDS encoding AzlD domain-containing protein, whose product MTLWPILILAAGTYGFRVAGPLLSDRLRLSARVQGLLSLAIIAMLSALVATSTLTSQGGFAGGARPAGVLVGALLAWWRLPFVAVVVAAAATTAGLRLLGFG is encoded by the coding sequence ATGACGCTCTGGCCCATCCTCATCCTGGCCGCGGGGACGTATGGCTTTCGCGTCGCGGGCCCGCTCTTGAGCGACCGGCTGCGCCTGTCCGCGAGGGTTCAGGGGCTGCTGTCGCTGGCGATCATCGCGATGCTGTCGGCCCTGGTCGCCACGTCGACGCTGACGTCGCAAGGGGGCTTCGCGGGAGGGGCGCGGCCGGCGGGGGTGCTCGTCGGCGCGCTCCTGGCATGGTGGCGGTTGCCATTTGTCGCGGTGGTGGTGGCCGCTGCCGCCACCACCGCGGGGTTGCGCCTGCTCGGGTTCGGCTGA
- a CDS encoding helix-turn-helix domain-containing protein → MPSKRTPPPPGPLEFIAVTLRRERERANVSLSELARRANVSKSTLSQLEAGAGNPSIETLWALAVALGVPFSRLVAPPPQEVRVIRAGEGAAIRSEQAHFTGTMLSACPPGARRDLYVLHLEPGASRHAQAHIPGSVEHLIVSKGRLRAGPTDACVELGPGDYATFPGDVPHIYEALAPRTVAVMVMEHVHG, encoded by the coding sequence ATGCCATCAAAACGAACGCCCCCTCCGCCCGGGCCGTTGGAGTTCATCGCCGTCACCCTGCGCCGGGAGCGCGAGCGCGCGAACGTCTCGCTCTCGGAGCTCGCCCGGCGCGCCAACGTCTCCAAGTCCACGCTGTCCCAGTTGGAAGCGGGCGCGGGCAACCCCAGCATCGAGACGCTCTGGGCGCTGGCTGTCGCCTTGGGGGTTCCCTTCAGCCGGCTGGTAGCGCCGCCCCCTCAGGAGGTGCGCGTCATCCGCGCGGGCGAGGGCGCGGCCATCCGCTCCGAGCAGGCCCACTTCACCGGCACCATGTTGTCCGCCTGTCCACCGGGCGCACGCAGGGACCTCTATGTCCTCCATCTGGAGCCCGGCGCCTCCCGTCATGCCCAGGCCCACATTCCTGGCAGCGTCGAACACCTCATCGTCAGCAAGGGCCGCCTGCGCGCGGGCCCCACCGACGCCTGCGTGGAGCTGGGACCTGGGGACTACGCGACCTTTCCCGGCGACGTGCCCCACATCTACGAAGCGCTCGCGCCTCGTACTGTCGCGGTGATGGTCATGGAGCACGTCCACGGCTGA
- a CDS encoding AzlC family ABC transporter permease: MGNVDRALARDVGAVALASAVVGVSFGALAVAAGLSLWLALFMSMVVFAGGAQFMVVGMVAAGGSPVAAVLAGLLLNARHLPFGLAVADLLGTRWPTRLLGAHLMVDESVAFAMAQRDPERRRAAYWLCGGLLFVGWNVGVLVGGLAGRAVSSPEVLGLDAAFPASMLALLLPSLRPAGAGEERAESPREPMKARRVALVGAVLALVATPWLPTGLPVLLAVLAVGVALR; the protein is encoded by the coding sequence ATGGGAAACGTGGATCGCGCCCTGGCCCGTGACGTGGGAGCGGTGGCCCTGGCTTCGGCGGTGGTGGGCGTTTCATTTGGTGCGCTCGCGGTGGCGGCGGGGCTGTCGTTGTGGCTGGCCCTCTTCATGTCGATGGTGGTGTTCGCGGGCGGCGCGCAGTTCATGGTGGTGGGGATGGTGGCGGCGGGAGGCAGTCCGGTGGCGGCGGTGCTGGCGGGACTCCTGCTCAACGCGCGGCACCTGCCCTTTGGCCTGGCGGTGGCGGATCTGCTGGGGACCCGGTGGCCGACGAGGCTGTTGGGCGCGCACCTGATGGTGGATGAGTCCGTGGCCTTCGCCATGGCGCAGCGGGATCCGGAGCGGCGGCGCGCGGCATACTGGCTGTGTGGAGGGCTGTTGTTCGTCGGGTGGAACGTGGGCGTCCTGGTGGGAGGCCTCGCGGGTCGCGCGGTGAGCAGCCCCGAGGTGCTGGGGCTCGACGCGGCGTTCCCCGCGAGCATGCTCGCGCTGTTGCTGCCGTCGCTGCGGCCAGCGGGAGCGGGGGAGGAACGCGCGGAGTCCCCTCGTGAACCCATGAAGGCGCGGCGGGTGGCGCTGGTGGGCGCCGTGCTCGCGTTGGTGGCGACGCCGTGGTTGCCCACGGGGCTGCCGGTGTTGCTCGCGGTGCTCGCGGTGGGAGTGGCCCTGCGATGA
- a CDS encoding DUF6923 family protein: MHRRWLGVMLGGALWAPAVWAHDFRADKLVNGQKQVLVDRYPTTLSFSFTATNVHQTLPSDLLQAADPLLANCTFSPAPPLSVPVGGNIQYTCEYTVDSYEACVALGALDASPNTPNEEVSFANILDIGWDVGSSQSSVNVLCQQQPILYCDDTVYISTASSSGGGLPTGPSRLYIFDPATGTLALQGEASLPYNALAFNHVDNFLYAISSDGLTQSSFIRLDANGSATVIAPLVTGAADSAIWAAGAILEDGTYLGFEGTSNHLVHVDTTTGAVLSDVILGTPATFRMADFAVNPLNNQLYGFNSVTQRVAVVDPVLGTYVDYPLPSLINGAPSVNNAMVSATFTAAGELFFYGTTNADSTRADTFYSVDLLTGALSPVSTGPATQFADGAACAFNLPPRQGGLSRPVTRDRGFFGSSQQALTECLSQGPISLGALGHVSTVEEALGVLWANSAFAANNTRRSDEATLRMLVAREQVTSVCNERYFGTTAPVLPQLDHGLPMNAFVLADTLKRLEVHNQSGLRTAVPLAKQLWKLDPIWGMTHAQEPKL, translated from the coding sequence ATGCACCGTCGATGGTTGGGGGTCATGCTCGGTGGGGCGCTCTGGGCTCCCGCGGTCTGGGCCCATGATTTCCGCGCGGACAAGCTGGTGAATGGACAGAAGCAAGTGCTGGTGGATCGCTATCCCACCACGCTCTCCTTCTCGTTCACGGCAACCAACGTCCACCAGACGCTGCCCTCCGACTTGTTGCAGGCGGCGGATCCCTTGCTGGCGAACTGCACGTTCAGCCCCGCGCCCCCGCTGTCGGTCCCCGTGGGCGGCAACATCCAATACACGTGTGAGTACACGGTTGACAGCTACGAGGCCTGCGTGGCGCTGGGTGCGCTGGACGCGAGCCCGAACACGCCCAACGAAGAGGTCAGCTTCGCCAACATCCTCGACATCGGCTGGGACGTGGGCTCCAGCCAAAGCAGCGTCAACGTGCTCTGCCAGCAGCAGCCCATCCTTTACTGCGATGACACGGTGTACATCTCGACCGCGTCCTCGTCGGGGGGTGGCCTGCCCACGGGCCCGTCCCGCCTCTACATCTTCGACCCCGCGACCGGCACGTTGGCCCTGCAGGGCGAGGCGTCGCTGCCGTACAACGCCCTGGCCTTCAACCACGTGGACAACTTCCTGTATGCCATTTCGTCGGACGGGCTCACCCAGTCCAGCTTCATCCGCCTGGACGCGAACGGGTCCGCGACGGTCATCGCGCCGCTCGTCACGGGCGCGGCGGACTCGGCCATCTGGGCGGCGGGGGCCATCCTGGAGGACGGCACCTACCTGGGCTTCGAGGGCACCAGCAACCACCTCGTCCACGTGGACACCACCACGGGCGCGGTGCTCTCCGATGTGATCCTCGGGACACCCGCGACGTTCCGCATGGCGGACTTCGCGGTGAACCCGCTGAACAACCAGCTCTACGGCTTCAACAGCGTGACCCAGCGGGTCGCCGTGGTGGATCCGGTGCTGGGGACGTACGTGGACTACCCTCTCCCCTCGCTGATCAACGGCGCCCCCTCCGTGAACAACGCCATGGTCTCCGCCACCTTCACGGCTGCGGGGGAGCTGTTCTTCTATGGAACCACGAACGCGGACTCCACGCGCGCGGACACGTTCTATTCCGTGGACCTGCTCACGGGGGCGCTGTCCCCGGTGTCCACCGGCCCCGCGACGCAGTTCGCGGACGGCGCCGCCTGCGCCTTCAACCTGCCGCCGCGCCAGGGCGGCCTCTCTCGTCCGGTGACTCGCGACCGTGGCTTCTTCGGCTCCAGCCAGCAGGCGCTGACCGAGTGCCTGAGCCAGGGCCCCATCTCCCTGGGCGCGCTGGGCCACGTGTCGACCGTGGAGGAGGCGCTGGGTGTGCTGTGGGCAAACTCGGCCTTCGCCGCGAACAACACGCGCCGCTCCGACGAGGCGACGCTGCGCATGCTGGTGGCGCGCGAGCAGGTGACCTCGGTCTGCAACGAGCGCTACTTCGGTACGACCGCGCCCGTGCTTCCGCAGCTGGACCACGGCCTGCCCATGAACGCGTTCGTCCTGGCGGACACGCTGAAGCGCCTGGAGGTCCACAACCAATCCGGCCTCAGGACTGCCGTGCCGCTCGCCAAGCAGCTCTGGAAGCTGGATCCCATCTGGGGAATGACCCACGCCCAGGAACCGAAGCTCTAA